The DNA sequence CAAGCGTGTCACCCGAGAGTTCTCCGACGACGATACCTACGCGTAGAGGTTCATTCGAAACAAAGTCCGAGCTATTGGTTGCTGCTTCTTGCTGTGCCATAGTTTTCCAATTCCCTTGTTGCCTAAAACAAAAAAGACCGCCCAATGAGTAGCGATCTTTTTGTTACACCAATCTGATTTAAGTCATTATTGTCGTACTTGCGCTGATTGGTAAACAATCATATCAAGTATTAACGAATAATACCGCGCTCAGAGTTCTCTAGCATTTCTAGCATAGGAGTAACCGAAGTAAACTCTTTTGCCATTTCAACTAAAGCCGCTTTCGCTTCTTCAAGTGTTTTACCTGAACGGTATAACTCTTTGTACGCTTTCTGTAGTGCACGAATTTCTGGTTTCTCAAATCCGTTACGCTTCAGGCCCACTAGGTTAAGGCCAAATGGAGCCGCATGGTTACCCTGTGCAAGCACGTACGGCAGTACATCTTGAACAACAGCAGAACAGCCGCCAATGTAGGCGTAAGCACCTATTGAACAGAACGGGTGAATCGCAGATAGCGCCATTACACCAGCGTAGTCACCCACTGTTACGTGACCGCCAAGAATAGCGTTGTTACCAATGTGAGTATGGTTACCAACAATAACATCGTGTGCTACGTGAGCATTAACACAAAGTAAGTTGTCATCACCGATCACTGTGGTTGCTTTGTCTTGAGTTGTACCACGGTGGATTTGAACCGCCTCACGAATCACGTTGCGATCACCGATCACAACTGTTGTCTCTTCGCCACCGTATTTCTTATCTTGGTTCTCTTCACCGATAACAGCGTGTGGGAAGATGCGGTTTTCTTTACCAATGGTTGTGTGACCTTTGATCACCACATGCGACATCACTTCAGTGTCGTCACCAATTGTCACGTTACCAGCAATGTAAGTGAAAGGCCCAACCGTCACGTTAGCACCGATAGTTACATCACCTTCGATTACTGCTGCCGGGTGAATTTTCGCTGTTTCATGAATCATATTAAAACTCTCTACGAGCACATTTAAGTTCAGCTGAACATACAACTACGCCGTCAACTTTAGCAACGCCGTTAAACGATGCAATACCACGACGCTCTTTTAAGAATTCAACTTCGATAATCAGTTGGTCACCTGGCACTACAGGCTTGCGGAATTTAGCTTTATCTACACTTGCAAAGTAGTAAAGCTCGTTACCAGAAGGGGCACCAAATGATTTAAATGCTAGAAGACCAGTTGCTTGCGCCATTGCTTCTAAGATCAACACGCCTGGGAATACAGGAAGTTGAGGGAAGTGGCCTGTGAACTGAGGTTCGTTAACAGAGACATTCTTAATCGCAGTCAGTGTTTTTTCTTTTTCAAAGCTAGTCACACGATCAACCATTAAGAATGGGTAGCGATGAGGTAATAGTTCCTGAATTTCAGTAATGTTCATCGTTGTCTGTTCAGTAGTCAAAGTCGTATTCCTATGTATATTCTTTATTTAATTAGAAGGATTATAAACGAAAAAGACTCGCTGTACGCGAGCCTTTTATTAGAAATGCTGGAATTATGCTTCCGCG is a window from the Vibrio splendidus genome containing:
- the lpxA gene encoding acyl-ACP--UDP-N-acetylglucosamine O-acyltransferase, yielding MIHETAKIHPAAVIEGDVTIGANVTVGPFTYIAGNVTIGDDTEVMSHVVIKGHTTIGKENRIFPHAVIGEENQDKKYGGEETTVVIGDRNVIREAVQIHRGTTQDKATTVIGDDNLLCVNAHVAHDVIVGNHTHIGNNAILGGHVTVGDYAGVMALSAIHPFCSIGAYAYIGGCSAVVQDVLPYVLAQGNHAAPFGLNLVGLKRNGFEKPEIRALQKAYKELYRSGKTLEEAKAALVEMAKEFTSVTPMLEMLENSERGIIR
- the fabZ gene encoding 3-hydroxyacyl-ACP dehydratase FabZ, whose translation is MTTEQTTMNITEIQELLPHRYPFLMVDRVTSFEKEKTLTAIKNVSVNEPQFTGHFPQLPVFPGVLILEAMAQATGLLAFKSFGAPSGNELYYFASVDKAKFRKPVVPGDQLIIEVEFLKERRGIASFNGVAKVDGVVVCSAELKCARREF